A genomic region of Lachnoclostridium edouardi contains the following coding sequences:
- a CDS encoding recombinase family protein, translating into MNEKAGNKHFLRTGAYIRLSREDGDKAESDSIVNQKKLVQEYVLNEKDLILQEFYVDDGWSGTNFNRPAFQRMLWDIENKRLDCVIVKDLSRFGRDYIDTGRYLERYLPEKQVRFISVTDGIDSGKQTYDILVPIKNIFNEQYARDISKKVHSAIKTKQKAGEFIGAFAPYGYKKSSSDKNKLIIDPYAGKIVQRIFQMYLEGMGKLTIAKRLNKEGILCPSQYKKACGENYRSKGEGKRELYWTYSAIHKILQSQVYAGDMVQGRKTQEMRGKQRILNKNMWITVNNTHEPIIDKETWNKVQNLMTRKTRQAQIKKEENIFAGFLKCGQCGGAMVKKVAGGKENKKICYCCGTYVRLGKDYCSRHEISFQALEDAVKADLKNIVENMKDLEGIAKKAEKTCQGRTPGADVLLRYQGELARLKKMKKAIYEDYREGLINKEEFLMFGREYREKEDLTERKIQEMLKGGNNRKGWEGDLWLKKLVENQDILYLDRNIIVEMVSGIQIFEEGNIIINYNFQCPVAADNLQPTEEMILER; encoded by the coding sequence ATGAATGAGAAAGCGGGAAATAAACATTTTCTGAGAACAGGAGCTTACATTAGATTGTCCAGGGAGGACGGAGACAAGGCAGAAAGCGACAGTATTGTGAATCAGAAAAAGCTGGTTCAGGAATATGTATTAAATGAAAAGGATTTAATACTTCAGGAGTTTTATGTAGACGACGGGTGGTCCGGCACTAACTTTAACAGACCGGCTTTTCAGAGGATGCTCTGGGATATTGAAAATAAGAGGCTGGATTGTGTAATAGTAAAGGATTTATCCAGATTTGGAAGGGACTACATTGATACAGGCAGATATTTGGAGCGGTATTTGCCGGAAAAACAAGTTCGTTTTATTTCTGTGACAGATGGAATAGACAGCGGAAAACAGACTTACGATATACTAGTTCCCATAAAAAATATTTTTAATGAGCAGTATGCCAGAGATATTTCTAAAAAGGTGCATTCAGCTATTAAAACAAAGCAGAAAGCAGGGGAATTTATAGGGGCGTTTGCCCCTTATGGCTACAAAAAATCCTCCTCAGATAAAAATAAGCTGATTATAGATCCCTATGCGGGGAAAATTGTGCAAAGGATATTTCAAATGTATTTGGAGGGCATGGGAAAGCTGACTATAGCCAAAAGATTAAATAAAGAGGGAATTTTGTGCCCGTCCCAGTATAAAAAGGCTTGCGGCGAGAATTACCGAAGCAAAGGGGAAGGTAAAAGGGAATTATATTGGACATATTCTGCCATTCACAAAATTCTTCAAAGCCAGGTGTATGCCGGGGATATGGTTCAGGGGAGGAAAACTCAGGAGATGCGTGGAAAACAGAGAATTTTAAATAAAAATATGTGGATAACTGTAAATAATACCCACGAGCCGATTATTGACAAAGAGACATGGAATAAAGTACAGAATCTGATGACGAGAAAGACCAGGCAGGCTCAGATAAAAAAGGAAGAAAATATATTTGCAGGCTTTTTAAAGTGCGGTCAATGCGGTGGCGCTATGGTAAAAAAAGTAGCGGGGGGAAAAGAAAATAAAAAGATTTGTTATTGCTGCGGTACATATGTAAGGCTTGGAAAGGATTACTGTTCCCGCCATGAAATATCTTTTCAGGCGCTGGAGGATGCTGTTAAGGCGGATCTGAAAAATATAGTAGAAAATATGAAAGATCTGGAAGGAATAGCAAAAAAGGCAGAAAAGACTTGCCAGGGGAGGACCCCGGGGGCGGATGTACTTTTAAGATATCAGGGGGAATTGGCACGTTTAAAAAAAATGAAAAAAGCTATTTATGAGGATTACAGGGAAGGGCTGATTAATAAAGAAGAATTTTTGATGTTTGGAAGGGAGTATAGGGAGAAGGAAGATTTAACAGAAAGAAAAATTCAGGAGATGTTAAAAGGGGGAAATAACAGGAAGGGCTGGGAAGGGGATTTGTGGCTGAAAAAACTGGTGGAAAATCAGGATATTCTATATTTAGACAGAAATATAATCGTAGAAATGGTGTCGGGCATCCAGATTTTTGAAGAGGGAAACATAATAATCAATTATAATTTTCAATGCCCTGTGGCCGCAGATAACCTCCAGCCCACGGAGGAAATGATCCTGGAAAGGTAG
- a CDS encoding Wadjet anti-phage system protein JetA family protein, with product MKLLNDIPASFWALFRSPNREVYIEALLRINEEYEYSNYFLSREMCIQVLGDYFSRKRLRIQQEEQEDELDVLEPPATRVLNWLIKTQWLKKLDDFHSFTINIVIPDYSSVFITAFERLIKGGDDETEVYIQNIYANLFSFINDKRAGTGLLNTALVNTKRLNKVLQELLHNMDKFFTSLLEQDSYSGLLKEHLDGYVEEIVKKKYHLLKTSDNFYMYKADIKKWLNELRENYDFLEQAAARGGNNITAGDLVKILDDIDRGFDAIERRIANMDKEHTKYIRVTVSRLYYLLNKEDDTKGVILQMFQILSKMEDPEPGIKKIGNQLNLSYQEIISEKSLYKKRKPKEAFKENLQAEKLEEDLSAEEILKLNKVKARYSKEEICSFVEERMENGQAVIGEDGIHTDQEFEKLILAYDFSVKKESPFYVEKETEEGDMVTNGAYRYPRLTFTRRK from the coding sequence ATGAAATTACTAAATGATATACCAGCCTCATTTTGGGCTTTATTTCGATCTCCTAACAGGGAGGTATACATAGAGGCCTTATTGAGAATTAACGAAGAATATGAGTACAGCAATTATTTTCTAAGTCGGGAAATGTGCATTCAGGTGCTGGGAGACTATTTTTCCAGAAAGCGGCTGCGAATCCAGCAAGAGGAACAGGAAGACGAGTTAGATGTGCTGGAGCCGCCGGCCACCAGAGTTTTAAATTGGCTGATTAAGACTCAGTGGCTGAAAAAGCTGGATGACTTTCACTCTTTTACTATAAATATAGTAATTCCTGACTATTCCTCAGTGTTTATTACTGCCTTTGAACGGTTAATAAAAGGCGGGGATGACGAGACAGAGGTTTATATTCAAAACATATACGCTAATTTGTTTTCATTTATCAATGATAAAAGAGCCGGGACAGGACTTTTAAATACGGCTCTGGTCAACACAAAAAGGCTGAATAAGGTGCTCCAGGAGCTGCTTCACAATATGGATAAATTTTTTACCAGCCTACTGGAGCAGGATTCCTACAGCGGGCTGCTAAAAGAGCATTTAGACGGATATGTGGAGGAAATTGTAAAAAAGAAATATCATCTGCTGAAAACCTCCGACAATTTTTATATGTATAAGGCGGACATAAAAAAGTGGCTGAATGAGCTGAGAGAAAATTATGATTTTCTGGAGCAGGCGGCAGCCAGAGGGGGAAATAACATTACAGCCGGGGATTTGGTTAAGATTTTAGATGATATTGACAGAGGATTTGACGCTATAGAACGGCGGATTGCCAATATGGATAAGGAGCATACAAAATATATTCGGGTAACAGTCAGCCGACTTTATTATCTGTTAAATAAGGAAGATGACACAAAGGGAGTAATTCTTCAAATGTTCCAGATTCTGTCTAAAATGGAGGACCCGGAACCGGGTATTAAGAAAATCGGAAATCAGTTGAATCTGTCTTATCAGGAGATTATTTCTGAAAAGTCTCTTTATAAAAAGAGAAAGCCTAAGGAGGCATTTAAGGAAAATCTTCAGGCTGAAAAGCTGGAGGAGGATTTGTCTGCAGAAGAGATTTTAAAGCTGAATAAAGTAAAGGCCAGATATTCTAAAGAGGAAATCTGCAGCTTTGTGGAGGAACGTATGGAAAATGGCCAGGCAGTAATCGGTGAGGACGGCATTCATACGGACCAGGAGTTTGAGAAGCTGATTTTGGCCTATGATTTTTCAGTAAAAAAGGAAAGCCCGTTTTATGTGGAAAAAGAGACTGAGGAGGGGGATATGGTGACAAATGGAGCTTATCGATATCCCAGGCTAACATTTACAAGGAGAAAATAA
- a CDS encoding DUF4194 domain-containing protein has protein sequence MIPYFKELSDEEQEIITSVIQLLYRQTFIMERKYEKKTGRFQYSREYRYCEKHFEFLKEYFAVAGITLKESRQTGIIYIQGEGVIGDKLPKLATLYLLMLKVLYDEQMSKASTSVHIYTTLEELNERLDSYRLLGRIPPTEVRKALTLLKKYQIIEPVDMLDDIDGGTRLIIYPSVSLVLMGDDARGLLESMTEGEGDENENESEV, from the coding sequence ATGATACCATATTTTAAAGAGCTTTCAGATGAAGAACAGGAAATCATTACGTCTGTAATTCAGCTGTTGTATCGCCAAACCTTTATTATGGAAAGAAAATATGAGAAAAAAACAGGGCGGTTTCAATATAGCAGAGAGTACAGATACTGTGAAAAGCATTTTGAATTTTTAAAAGAATATTTTGCAGTGGCAGGTATTACTTTAAAGGAAAGCAGGCAGACAGGGATTATTTATATACAAGGAGAGGGAGTAATAGGCGATAAGCTTCCTAAGTTAGCTACCTTATATCTGCTGATGTTAAAGGTTCTCTATGACGAGCAGATGAGCAAGGCATCCACCAGCGTACATATTTACACCACATTAGAGGAGCTAAATGAAAGACTGGATTCCTACAGACTTTTAGGCAGAATTCCTCCTACAGAGGTGAGAAAAGCTTTAACGCTTCTGAAAAAATACCAGATTATTGAGCCTGTGGACATGTTAGACGATATAGATGGCGGAACCAGACTGATTATTTATCCCAGCGTCAGCTTAGTTTTAATGGGGGACGACGCCAGAGGGCTTTTAGAATCCATGACAGAAGGGGAGGGTGATGAAAATGAGAACGAATCAGAGGTTTAA
- a CDS encoding ATP-binding protein produces MKMRTNQRFKALSGICLNNWHYIDHRTLLFNEGINFFTGHSGSGKSTIIDAMQIVLYADTDGRGFFNKAAADDSDRNLIEYLRGMVNIEDNNNFSYLRNSNFSSTIVLEFQQTGNGEKQCVGVVFDVETAANERRHMFFWHKGPLPGHEYRTSSRTMTIEEVKDYLKDNFTDEEYFCGSHNDRFRRLLYEVYLGGLDKNKFPMLFKRAIPFRMNIKLEDFVKEYICTEQNIHIEDMQESVMQYGRMRRKIQDTFEEIQQLEQIQEKFACVEEIRKEQGLCQYAADKLEILEWTQQIHTLIYEIQNSEKELEGQEKEEVRLLEKIQQMEKIRDELLKKISATGYDEIKNQLGSLNELIEQLLKSKGRWDRTGEALKRWEEEDCTPNQTLWDIESFVKKNISQGEIKRLKQGLAELKKETEGQRKDAEAEIRFLERREKELTNDLKLLKGGKKTYPKELEEAKSYLQRRLYEETKKSVSVEILADLLDIGSEQWRNAVEGYLGNNKLALMVEPKYARTAMKIYGELDRKKYFRVAVVDTERVCADKHTVLKSALAEEVIAYSDYVQAYIHFLLGKVIKCENIDELRQEKIGITSDCLLYHSYRLQYINPEYYTKRAYIGAVSMKKRIGQIEKEIKEIQENKQPYIQIKKDCDRVLNLEYLSLPEEEYSNWKLDMERCVEKERDKKLLEKKLAELDRGQVSQWTREREELKEEIEASSKLRASVSQAIWRLQEEIKKKKENNVALNYQLEERKGQFKEEEEGELRVKEILESNQKDFKKADVINVLRYDKLKEIYRRKAEEAVQKQEEAFGKLMEQRVFYLQQHPERAVPLERRDNQAYDQLLSQLQCDQLATYKERAEEQARAAVIHFKEDFVYKIRTAIKEALIRKDELNKIISSLDFGKDKYQFVIGRSKGPDSQYYDMLMDEDLDINPSSLNKSMENQMNLFTMSHEEKYGAMLNELIQIFIPPEGATLEQQEEARRQMEKYADYRTYLSFDMQQIIEGEETMKIPLSRMIRKNSGGEGQNPFYVALLASFAQAYRINLSPKLERESTMRLVVLDEAFSKMDGEKVASCIRLIRGLGFQAIISATNDKIQNYLENVDKTFVFANPNKKHISVQEFEKRQFEQLSEEAGEWD; encoded by the coding sequence ATGAAAATGAGAACGAATCAGAGGTTTAAAGCCCTCAGCGGGATTTGTTTAAATAACTGGCATTATATTGACCACAGAACCTTGTTATTTAATGAAGGAATTAATTTCTTTACAGGTCATTCCGGAAGCGGAAAGTCTACAATTATTGATGCTATGCAGATTGTGCTGTACGCAGACACTGACGGCAGAGGTTTCTTCAATAAGGCGGCGGCTGACGACTCAGACAGAAATCTAATAGAATATTTGCGGGGAATGGTAAATATTGAGGACAATAACAATTTTTCTTATTTGAGAAACAGTAACTTTTCCAGCACTATTGTCTTAGAATTTCAGCAGACAGGAAACGGGGAAAAACAGTGCGTTGGCGTGGTGTTTGATGTGGAGACAGCTGCTAATGAGCGGCGGCATATGTTTTTTTGGCACAAAGGTCCCCTGCCTGGCCATGAGTACAGAACCTCCTCCAGAACAATGACTATAGAGGAGGTAAAGGATTATCTGAAGGATAATTTCACAGATGAAGAATATTTCTGCGGCTCTCACAACGACAGATTCAGAAGACTACTTTATGAGGTGTATTTAGGAGGTTTGGATAAAAATAAATTTCCTATGCTGTTTAAACGGGCAATTCCCTTCCGAATGAACATTAAGCTGGAGGATTTTGTAAAAGAGTATATTTGCACAGAGCAGAATATTCACATTGAGGATATGCAGGAAAGCGTTATGCAGTACGGCAGAATGAGGAGAAAAATCCAGGATACCTTTGAGGAAATTCAGCAGCTGGAGCAGATTCAGGAGAAGTTTGCCTGTGTGGAGGAAATCAGAAAAGAACAGGGGCTTTGTCAATACGCGGCTGATAAACTGGAGATTTTAGAGTGGACTCAGCAGATACATACATTAATTTACGAGATTCAGAATAGTGAAAAGGAGCTGGAGGGCCAGGAAAAGGAAGAGGTTAGGCTGTTAGAAAAAATTCAGCAGATGGAAAAAATCAGGGATGAGCTTTTAAAGAAAATATCAGCTACCGGGTATGATGAAATAAAAAACCAGCTGGGTTCTTTAAATGAGCTAATAGAGCAGCTGTTAAAAAGTAAGGGCAGATGGGACAGGACTGGAGAGGCATTAAAAAGATGGGAGGAGGAGGACTGCACTCCTAATCAGACCTTATGGGATATTGAAAGCTTTGTAAAGAAAAATATTTCTCAGGGAGAGATTAAAAGGCTGAAGCAGGGGCTGGCGGAGCTGAAAAAAGAGACGGAAGGTCAGAGAAAGGATGCCGAGGCGGAGATTCGTTTCTTAGAAAGGCGGGAAAAGGAGCTTACAAATGATTTAAAGCTGCTAAAAGGCGGAAAGAAAACTTATCCCAAGGAGCTGGAGGAGGCAAAATCCTATCTTCAGAGACGTTTATATGAGGAGACAAAAAAGTCTGTTTCTGTGGAGATTCTGGCAGATTTGCTGGATATTGGCAGCGAGCAGTGGCGAAACGCTGTGGAAGGTTATTTAGGCAATAATAAGCTGGCCCTTATGGTGGAGCCTAAATATGCCAGAACTGCCATGAAAATATATGGGGAGCTGGATAGAAAGAAGTATTTCCGGGTGGCGGTGGTGGACACAGAAAGAGTATGCGCAGATAAGCATACAGTGTTAAAATCTGCTTTGGCCGAGGAGGTCATTGCATATTCTGACTATGTACAGGCTTATATTCATTTTCTTTTGGGAAAGGTTATTAAGTGTGAGAATATAGATGAGCTGAGGCAGGAAAAAATAGGAATCACATCAGATTGTCTTTTGTATCACAGCTATCGTCTGCAGTATATTAATCCTGAATATTACACAAAAAGGGCCTATATCGGCGCTGTCAGCATGAAGAAAAGAATCGGGCAGATTGAGAAGGAGATAAAAGAGATTCAGGAAAATAAGCAGCCGTATATTCAGATAAAGAAAGACTGCGACAGAGTCTTAAATCTGGAATATTTAAGCTTGCCAGAGGAAGAGTATTCAAACTGGAAATTGGATATGGAACGCTGTGTGGAAAAAGAAAGGGATAAAAAGCTGCTGGAAAAGAAATTGGCAGAGTTAGATAGGGGCCAGGTTAGTCAGTGGACCAGGGAGAGGGAGGAGCTGAAAGAAGAAATTGAAGCTTCCTCTAAGCTAAGGGCCAGTGTTTCTCAGGCTATTTGGAGACTGCAGGAGGAGATTAAGAAAAAGAAAGAAAATAATGTTGCTCTCAATTATCAGCTGGAGGAAAGAAAAGGTCAGTTTAAGGAAGAAGAGGAAGGAGAGCTTAGAGTAAAGGAGATTTTAGAATCAAATCAAAAGGACTTTAAAAAGGCTGACGTTATAAATGTTTTAAGGTATGATAAATTAAAGGAAATCTACAGGCGAAAAGCTGAGGAGGCGGTGCAAAAACAGGAGGAAGCTTTTGGAAAGCTGATGGAGCAAAGAGTCTTTTATCTTCAGCAGCATCCGGAGAGAGCAGTTCCCTTGGAGAGAAGGGATAATCAGGCATATGACCAGCTGTTAAGCCAGCTGCAGTGCGACCAGCTGGCGACATATAAGGAAAGGGCGGAAGAGCAGGCAAGGGCCGCTGTAATCCATTTTAAGGAGGATTTTGTATATAAAATCAGAACAGCTATTAAGGAAGCTTTAATCAGAAAGGATGAGCTGAATAAGATTATCAGCAGTCTGGATTTCGGAAAAGATAAATATCAGTTTGTAATTGGCAGAAGCAAAGGACCGGACAGCCAGTATTATGATATGCTGATGGATGAGGATTTAGACATTAATCCTTCCAGCTTAAATAAATCTATGGAAAATCAGATGAATTTATTTACAATGAGCCATGAGGAAAAGTATGGAGCTATGTTAAATGAGCTGATACAGATTTTTATACCACCTGAGGGGGCTACTTTAGAGCAGCAGGAGGAAGCTAGACGGCAGATGGAGAAGTACGCCGATTACAGAACATATTTGTCCTTTGATATGCAGCAGATTATTGAAGGAGAAGAAACTATGAAAATACCCCTCAGCAGAATGATACGAAAAAACTCTGGAGGAGAGGGACAGAACCCCTTTTATGTAGCTCTTTTAGCCAGCTTTGCTCAGGCCTACAGAATTAATTTGTCGCCTAAGCTGGAGCGGGAGTCGACTATGCGCCTGGTAGTGCTGGACGAGGCATTTTCTAAAATGGACGGGGAAAAGGTAGCCAGCTGTATCCGCCTGATCAGAGGCCTGGGCTTCCAGGCGATTATCAGCGCCACCAATGATAAAATACAAAATTATCTGGAAAATGTAGATAAGACATTTGTTTTTGCCAATCCAAATAAAAAGCATATTTCTGTGCAGGAGTTTGAGAAAAGGCAGTTTGAGCAGCTGTCTGAGGAAGCAGGAGAATGGGATTAA
- a CDS encoding helix-turn-helix transcriptional regulator produces MKNRIKIIRTNAGMTQKEFAEKIGVSRNTIATYETSSRTPIDAILFSICREFNVNETWLRTGEGNMYLETNPDLLLSKWFGLLLREKPDSFKKQFILTLSQLTEDEWHVLQHITTLSTKK; encoded by the coding sequence ATGAAGAACAGAATTAAAATTATCAGAACAAACGCTGGCATGACCCAAAAAGAATTTGCTGAAAAAATCGGTGTATCCAGAAATACTATCGCCACTTATGAAACCAGTTCACGCACCCCTATAGACGCGATTCTTTTTTCCATTTGCCGCGAGTTTAACGTAAACGAAACATGGCTGCGAACTGGTGAAGGAAACATGTATCTAGAAACTAATCCGGATCTTCTGCTTTCTAAATGGTTTGGATTGCTTCTCAGGGAAAAGCCGGATTCCTTTAAAAAGCAGTTTATCTTAACACTGTCCCAGCTAACTGAGGACGAGTGGCATGTTCTGCAACATATCACAACTCTTTCAACAAAAAAATAA
- a CDS encoding metallophosphoesterase, whose product MKYKIMKKQAAAAIIIAAAVIMQGCSFAERQESQEASSEVETTMPSTAEKEEQTRESVESMESPPEEEEKGENKLRKLDGVKIIIGTDVHYLSQELTDYGQAFQHMVEYGDGRLVTYMDQITDAFLEEVIEQKPDALILTGDISSEGEKLSHEELAEKLRAVEEEGITVLVIPGNHDINNHKAAGYLEDNTYPAEYTLPQDFETIYREFGYEDCMSRDESTLSYMYQLNQDIRVLMLDTCQYQSGYAQVGGAIMPDTYDWIEEQLEDAWDNEMIVLPFAHHNLLDQSEVYVQDCTIEHSSQLIDILQGWDISLFLSGHLHVQHMDETKGSGTIREIVTSSLTTPDCQYGILEFEDGDNFDYRTQKVDVSGWALKHGSPKMDLLQFEEFRTPFLRRVFQNEAYGVLQRFTDLTEEERRQMCAFYAELNDYYYQGRAQEIADTAINDPAYILWQEKSYPVVLTDYVGSIIDDADRDYNSMHVRDGEEFFLDKNGDILK is encoded by the coding sequence ATGAAATATAAGATAATGAAAAAACAGGCGGCGGCAGCTATTATAATAGCTGCTGCTGTTATCATGCAGGGATGTTCCTTTGCAGAAAGGCAGGAAAGCCAGGAGGCTTCCTCAGAAGTAGAGACAACTATGCCGTCAACTGCTGAGAAGGAAGAGCAGACAAGGGAGAGCGTGGAAAGTATGGAAAGCCCTCCTGAGGAAGAGGAAAAAGGTGAAAACAAGCTTAGAAAGCTGGATGGAGTAAAAATTATAATAGGCACAGACGTGCATTATTTGTCTCAGGAACTGACAGATTACGGTCAGGCTTTTCAACATATGGTAGAATACGGGGACGGCCGCCTTGTTACATATATGGATCAAATTACAGATGCATTTTTGGAGGAGGTCATAGAGCAGAAACCGGATGCCCTTATACTTACTGGGGATATAAGCTCAGAAGGTGAAAAATTAAGCCATGAGGAGCTGGCAGAGAAGCTGAGGGCAGTGGAGGAGGAAGGAATCACAGTTCTTGTGATTCCGGGCAACCACGATATTAATAATCATAAGGCGGCAGGTTATCTGGAGGATAATACTTATCCGGCAGAATATACACTGCCTCAGGATTTTGAGACAATATACAGGGAGTTTGGATATGAGGACTGTATGAGCCGCGATGAGAGCACATTAAGCTATATGTATCAGCTGAATCAGGATATCAGAGTGTTAATGCTGGATACCTGTCAGTATCAAAGCGGATATGCTCAGGTAGGCGGCGCCATTATGCCTGATACATATGATTGGATTGAGGAGCAGCTGGAGGACGCATGGGACAATGAAATGATAGTTCTGCCTTTTGCCCATCACAATCTTTTAGATCAAAGCGAGGTTTATGTTCAGGACTGTACCATTGAACACAGCAGCCAGCTGATTGACATTCTTCAGGGATGGGATATATCCTTGTTTTTAAGTGGTCATCTTCATGTGCAGCACATGGATGAAACAAAGGGGTCTGGGACTATCAGGGAAATTGTGACCAGTTCTCTGACAACGCCTGATTGCCAGTATGGAATTCTGGAGTTTGAAGATGGGGATAATTTTGACTACAGAACTCAGAAGGTGGATGTTTCAGGATGGGCGTTAAAGCATGGAAGCCCTAAAATGGACCTTTTGCAGTTTGAAGAATTTAGAACTCCCTTTTTGCGGAGAGTATTTCAGAACGAGGCCTATGGCGTGCTGCAGAGATTTACGGACCTGACGGAGGAAGAGCGCCGCCAAATGTGCGCCTTTTATGCGGAATTAAATGACTATTATTATCAGGGAAGAGCGCAGGAGATTGCGGATACTGCTATCAACGATCCGGCATATATATTGTGGCAGGAAAAATCATATCCCGTTGTTCTTACAGATTACGTGGGATCTATAATAGATGACGCAGACAGAGATTATAACAGTATGCATGTGAGAGACGGGGAAGAGTTCTTTTTGGACAAAAACGGCGATATATTAAAATAA
- a CDS encoding sporulation initiation factor Spo0A C-terminal domain-containing protein, which produces MRDTTIDILLDIGIPAGVKGFGYICDAMELFEADAYYQEGKICLLYSEIAKKHNTTSSRVERAIRHAFETAVTKGNQEMVDKYLDKLNTQNSNLLRTLYLRKQQNEHRKSTEVSMCHSDYCALKQQIYLEAVDKLSEEMELMLSKVMQNIKENQAVN; this is translated from the coding sequence ATGAGAGATACAACTATAGACATATTGTTAGACATTGGGATTCCAGCCGGCGTAAAAGGGTTTGGCTACATTTGCGATGCAATGGAGCTGTTTGAAGCTGATGCTTATTATCAAGAAGGAAAGATATGCCTTTTGTATTCTGAGATTGCTAAAAAACATAATACTACAAGTTCCAGAGTGGAACGAGCAATCCGACATGCCTTTGAAACTGCAGTTACAAAAGGAAATCAGGAGATGGTAGACAAATATTTAGATAAGCTAAATACGCAAAATTCTAATCTGCTGAGAACCTTATATTTAAGAAAACAACAGAATGAGCATAGAAAAAGTACAGAGGTATCTATGTGCCATTCAGACTACTGTGCTCTAAAACAGCAAATTTATTTAGAAGCTGTTGATAAGCTGTCAGAGGAAATGGAATTAATGCTTTCTAAGGTTATGCAGAATATAAAAGAGAATCAGGCAGTAAATTAA
- a CDS encoding XRE family transcriptional regulator, giving the protein MGIGDKLRSRRLELGLTRNQLAHKVCVTPSAIANYENDISTPKTEILISLINTLGVDANYLYLDYLTNNMIRTIYGHDLSQEEKDSIEKYRHLDENSKQLVRMIIDSEYERIRKEEWGSFPCLIPGIRKANTGFLLQERPITYKIKRKDIPADLAFCFQIQVDEYEPVFKKYDVLALSDQQATNNEMGIFCLNKVCYIRSLRHDDTGCRLRALNVMDPDIEVLPEDNFHCIGKIIGKVNGLFDLDDSSPGSLPEK; this is encoded by the coding sequence ATGGGAATTGGAGATAAGCTACGTAGCCGCAGGCTAGAATTAGGACTCACAAGAAATCAACTGGCTCATAAAGTATGTGTAACACCTTCAGCTATTGCTAATTATGAAAATGACATCAGCACTCCCAAGACAGAAATTTTAATTTCTTTGATTAATACCCTTGGGGTTGATGCCAACTATCTTTACCTTGATTATCTCACTAATAATATGATTCGCACTATTTACGGCCATGATTTAAGCCAGGAAGAAAAAGATTCTATTGAAAAATACAGGCACCTGGACGAAAACAGCAAGCAGCTTGTCCGTATGATAATTGATTCTGAATACGAACGTATCCGCAAAGAAGAATGGGGGTCCTTTCCTTGTCTCATTCCAGGAATCCGCAAGGCAAATACTGGATTTCTGCTTCAGGAACGGCCTATAACATATAAAATTAAACGGAAAGATATTCCTGCAGATCTGGCCTTTTGTTTTCAAATTCAGGTGGACGAATATGAGCCTGTTTTCAAAAAGTACGACGTTTTAGCCCTTTCTGATCAACAGGCCACCAACAATGAGATGGGTATTTTTTGTTTAAATAAGGTGTGTTATATTCGTTCTCTGCGCCATGACGACACCGGCTGCAGGCTTCGAGCATTAAATGTTATGGACCCTGATATAGAAGTGCTGCCTGAGGATAATTTCCACTGTATCGGAAAAATTATAGGCAAAGTAAACGGGTTGTTTGATCTGGATGATTCATCTCCTGGCTCATTGCCGGAAAAATAA